In a genomic window of Sulfurimonas denitrificans DSM 1251:
- a CDS encoding 4-hydroxy-3-methylbut-2-enyl diphosphate reductase: MKIELAESYGFCFGVKRAIKIAEDNKNSSTYGPLIHNSKEIERLEKDFKVGLTDDHKSFASGDKAVIRTHGIPKNELAELKANNVDVVDATCPYVTKPQQICQEMSEQGYEIIIFGDDAHPEIKGVKSYATYGARVVTMPSELEDLKLKDRIALVAQTTRKVEDYLEIANYLIPRYKEVRVFNTICNATFENQEAVRKISKKADIMIIIGGKNSSNTKQLFSISEDNCTDSYHIEDENDLDFSWFKEKKFCGISAGASTPDWIIQNVVNAIQNSI, from the coding sequence ATGAAAATAGAACTAGCTGAGAGTTATGGATTTTGTTTTGGTGTAAAGAGGGCTATAAAAATAGCAGAGGATAATAAAAATTCTTCAACATATGGTCCCCTAATTCACAACTCAAAAGAGATAGAGAGGCTTGAGAAAGATTTTAAAGTTGGTTTGACAGATGATCATAAAAGTTTTGCTTCTGGTGATAAAGCAGTTATACGAACTCATGGAATACCAAAAAATGAGCTAGCAGAGCTTAAAGCCAACAATGTTGATGTAGTAGATGCAACTTGTCCTTATGTCACCAAACCACAACAGATTTGTCAAGAAATGAGTGAACAAGGGTATGAAATTATTATTTTTGGAGATGATGCACATCCAGAGATAAAAGGTGTAAAAAGCTATGCAACTTATGGAGCAAGAGTCGTTACGATGCCTAGTGAATTGGAAGATTTAAAGTTAAAAGATAGAATTGCTCTAGTCGCTCAAACAACTAGAAAAGTCGAAGATTATTTAGAGATTGCAAATTATTTAATCCCAAGATACAAAGAAGTTAGAGTTTTTAACACTATTTGTAATGCAACTTTTGAGAACCAAGAAGCTGTTAGAAAAATTTCAAAAAAAGCTGATATTATGATAATTATTGGTGGGAAAAACTCATCAAACACTAAACAACTCTTTAGTATTTCAGAGGATAATTGCACAGATAGTTACCATATAGAAGATGAAAATGATTTAGATTTTTCATGGTTTAAAGAGAAGAAATTTTGTGGCATTAGTGCTGGAGCTTCAACTCCTGATTGGATTATTCAAAATGTAGTAAACGCAATTC